The following are encoded in a window of Nitrospira sp. genomic DNA:
- a CDS encoding DUF1501 domain-containing protein, producing the protein MLRRDLLKFVATLPLLWLAPRPFDLLAASSAPVRGRWDRILILVELHGGNDGLNTLVPYSDERYYQARPHLAIPRERVLQLSPSVGLHYALEPLMPLWEKQQLAIIQGVGYPDPNRSHFRSIEIWDTASASQQVLDEGWLARLFEAYPLPETFAADGILLGPRDGGPLSGKTVRTVALHDPQQFLQQAGHVKAVEQSSTNRALAHILQVQRELTHAAGDLAVRLQQAPPLQVLFPPSPIGRQLETAAQLLTAKVPAAVMKVSQTGFDTHAGQLGHHERLLKELAEGLAAFRQAMVQAGLWDRVLLMTYSEFGRRVGENASAGTDHGTAAPHLFLGGSVKGGLYGSMPSLNDLQEGDLKYRIDYRSLYATVMRLWWGIPETTIVGPEYQAINCLA; encoded by the coding sequence ATGCTTCGTCGAGACTTGTTGAAATTCGTCGCGACGTTGCCACTACTGTGGTTGGCTCCGCGGCCGTTTGATCTTCTCGCAGCTTCGTCTGCGCCGGTCCGGGGCCGCTGGGATCGCATCCTGATCCTGGTCGAACTGCATGGAGGCAATGACGGCCTCAACACGCTCGTGCCGTATTCCGACGAACGGTATTATCAGGCCCGTCCTCATCTGGCGATTCCCCGCGAGCGAGTGCTGCAGCTCTCGCCATCGGTCGGTTTGCACTATGCGCTGGAGCCGCTGATGCCTTTGTGGGAGAAGCAGCAGTTGGCGATTATCCAGGGTGTAGGCTATCCCGATCCGAACCGGTCGCATTTCCGGTCGATCGAAATATGGGATACGGCCTCGGCCAGCCAGCAAGTACTGGATGAGGGCTGGCTCGCCCGTTTGTTTGAGGCGTATCCGTTGCCAGAGACATTTGCCGCCGACGGAATACTGCTTGGCCCGCGGGACGGCGGGCCGTTGAGTGGAAAGACGGTCCGGACGGTCGCGCTGCACGATCCGCAACAGTTTCTTCAGCAGGCCGGTCACGTGAAGGCGGTGGAACAATCGAGTACCAACCGCGCGCTGGCTCACATCCTTCAGGTGCAACGGGAACTCACCCATGCAGCAGGCGATCTGGCTGTGCGCCTGCAACAAGCCCCGCCGTTGCAGGTGCTCTTTCCTCCATCGCCGATCGGACGTCAGCTTGAAACGGCAGCGCAGCTGCTGACGGCTAAGGTGCCGGCGGCGGTGATGAAAGTCTCGCAGACAGGTTTCGATACCCATGCCGGTCAGTTGGGGCACCATGAGCGGTTGTTGAAGGAGCTGGCCGAAGGTCTGGCAGCGTTCCGTCAGGCGATGGTTCAAGCCGGGCTCTGGGACCGAGTTTTGCTGATGACCTATTCAGAATTCGGACGGCGGGTTGGTGAGAACGCCAGTGCGGGCACGGATCATGGGACTGCGGCTCCGCATCTGTTCCTGGGCGGATCTGTGAAGGGGGGATTGTATGGAAGCATGCCGTCGCTGAACGATCTTCAAGAAGGGGATCTGAAATATCGGATCGACTACCGGAGCCTGTATGCCACGGTGATGCGATTGTGGTGGGGGATTCCAGAAACCACGATCGTGGGGCCGGAGTACCAGGCGATCAATTGTCTGGCGTGA
- a CDS encoding PilZ domain-containing protein, protein MIECREHRRIPVELQVFFSTTNQTEISEGTMFDISAGGCAVTSTAPINPGSGVRLLIRATDLGSPITVHSAAVRWANHGEFGVEFLNLSDLDRSRLQRFLHVAKPQPNS, encoded by the coding sequence ATGATCGAGTGCCGCGAGCATCGTCGCATTCCTGTCGAGCTCCAAGTCTTCTTCTCCACAACCAATCAGACCGAGATCAGCGAAGGCACCATGTTCGACATCTCCGCCGGAGGCTGCGCCGTGACCAGCACGGCCCCGATCAATCCCGGGTCAGGTGTACGGCTCCTCATTCGGGCCACCGACCTGGGTTCGCCGATTACCGTCCACTCTGCCGCCGTCCGCTGGGCCAATCATGGTGAATTCGGCGTCGAGTTCTTGAATCTGTCCGACCTGGATCGCAGCCGCCTGCAACGTTTTCTGCACGTCGCCAAGCCTCAGCCAAATTCCTAG
- a CDS encoding ABC transporter substrate-binding protein, whose protein sequence is MDFRLFLQSEEWLVYDVVVDGASIVSNYRAQFTNIIRDVSYVGLVKKMKQNAVSVKFFEHPSTR, encoded by the coding sequence GTGGATTTTCGGTTATTCCTTCAATCGGAGGAATGGCTGGTCTACGATGTGGTTGTGGATGGAGCCAGCATCGTGAGCAACTACCGAGCACAGTTCACAAACATCATTCGCGACGTGTCCTATGTCGGACTCGTCAAGAAGATGAAGCAGAACGCCGTCTCGGTAAAGTTCTTCGAACACCCCTCCACCCGCTAA
- a CDS encoding glutamine--tRNA ligase/YqeY domain fusion protein — protein sequence MTDPASTGPSDFIREIVAADQATGKHGGRVVTRFPPEPNGYLHIGHAKSICLNFGIANENPGGVCHLRFDDTNPTTEDPEFVESIQDDVRWLGFDWHGKKFYASDYFEQLYEFAVVLIQKGKAYVDSLTADQMREYRGTLTEPGKNSPCRTRPVDENLDLFRRMRAGEFPDGAHVLRAKIDMASPNINLRDPVLYRIRHAAHYRTGTKWCIYPAYDYAHPLSDAIEGITHSICTLEFEDHRPLYDWVVAESGAVHRPRQIEFARLNLTFAVMSKRKLLELVTKKLVAGWDDPRIPTIKGLRRRGYTAEAIRAFCDHIGVAKRDAIVEMQLLEFFIREDLNKRSPRVMAVLNPLKVVIENYPEGTAEDMEAVNNPEDPAAGTRHVPFSRVLYIEQDDFREDPPKQFFRLAPGREVRLRYAYIVKCTGVVKDPQTGAITELRCTYDPDTKSGSSQEQRKVKATIHWVSAAHAVPAEVRLYNPLLTTDLAKVSPDQDWTQSLNPQSLERLTGCLVEPSLKEAPAGARFQFERTGYFCVDPDTSPSRLVFNRTVSLKDAWAKLEKAQKPG from the coding sequence ATGACTGACCCAGCATCCACAGGACCATCAGATTTCATTCGTGAGATCGTGGCTGCAGATCAAGCCACCGGCAAGCACGGCGGCCGCGTCGTGACCCGCTTTCCACCGGAACCGAACGGCTATCTCCATATCGGCCATGCGAAATCCATTTGCCTCAATTTCGGCATCGCCAACGAAAATCCCGGGGGAGTCTGCCACCTGCGCTTCGACGACACGAACCCCACCACAGAAGATCCGGAATTTGTCGAATCCATTCAGGACGACGTGCGCTGGCTGGGATTCGACTGGCACGGCAAGAAGTTTTACGCCTCGGACTATTTCGAGCAACTCTACGAATTTGCCGTAGTCCTCATTCAAAAAGGCAAAGCCTATGTCGATAGCCTGACGGCCGATCAGATGCGCGAATATCGGGGCACGCTCACCGAGCCCGGCAAGAATAGCCCGTGCCGAACCAGACCGGTCGATGAAAATCTGGATCTCTTTCGCCGGATGCGGGCAGGCGAATTCCCCGACGGCGCGCATGTCCTGCGGGCCAAGATCGACATGGCTTCGCCGAACATCAATCTGCGCGATCCTGTGCTCTATCGCATCCGCCATGCCGCCCACTACCGGACCGGAACCAAGTGGTGCATCTATCCGGCTTACGACTACGCCCACCCGCTGTCAGACGCCATTGAAGGCATCACCCATTCGATCTGCACCTTAGAGTTTGAAGATCACCGCCCGCTGTACGACTGGGTCGTCGCAGAATCAGGCGCGGTCCACCGGCCAAGACAGATCGAATTCGCCCGGCTGAACCTGACTTTCGCCGTCATGAGTAAACGCAAGTTGCTGGAACTCGTGACCAAAAAATTGGTCGCAGGCTGGGACGATCCCCGCATCCCCACGATCAAGGGATTACGGCGGCGCGGCTATACGGCTGAAGCCATTCGCGCCTTTTGCGACCACATCGGCGTGGCCAAGCGCGATGCGATCGTGGAGATGCAACTGCTTGAATTTTTCATTCGCGAAGACTTGAATAAGCGGTCGCCGCGCGTGATGGCCGTCCTGAACCCGCTCAAAGTCGTCATCGAGAATTATCCCGAGGGAACGGCCGAAGACATGGAGGCCGTCAACAATCCGGAAGACCCCGCAGCGGGGACCCGTCACGTGCCCTTTTCACGCGTGCTGTATATCGAACAAGATGATTTCCGCGAAGATCCCCCCAAGCAATTCTTTCGTCTGGCACCCGGGCGCGAAGTCCGCCTGCGCTACGCCTACATTGTGAAATGTACCGGCGTCGTGAAAGATCCGCAGACCGGCGCCATCACCGAATTGCGCTGCACCTACGATCCCGACACCAAGAGCGGATCGTCCCAGGAACAGCGAAAGGTCAAAGCGACCATTCATTGGGTGTCCGCCGCGCACGCGGTCCCTGCCGAAGTGCGCCTGTACAATCCGTTATTGACGACCGACCTGGCGAAAGTGTCTCCGGACCAGGACTGGACACAATCGCTCAACCCGCAGTCACTCGAACGATTGACTGGATGCCTGGTCGAACCCAGCCTGAAGGAGGCTCCAGCAGGCGCGCGCTTTCAGTTCGAACGAACCGGCTACTTCTGTGTCGACCCGGACACCTCACCGAGCCGCCTCGTATTCAATCGAACCGTGTCATTGAAAGACGCCTGGGCCAAGCTCGAAAAAGCGCAGAAACCCGGCTAA
- a CDS encoding tyrosine-type recombinase/integrase, producing MTRPLVELVEQFCQYQLKQRGKTEGGVQAYRWVLEQFLVFGRGRFGRVARLSDLSKAVIQDWMDEMAARDLTLGTIRSRQSALSSFCNWLVKREALQANPIAGMDRPPHRIEPPKQVPTPALMDALIEAARSRQRPRDVAVFLILRFTGMRRESVATLQARHLDALWGLRRVRVKGGHTRDIPLPEPVMRYLHAYVAQVVTPSVTTVTPETPLFWSVWGRRSLGKQRAPMTGKNIWRLCKLYGRMIGYPMLKPHDLRHGVAMEVLEQRHDLEQVRALLGHARIDTTQIYTMIRPAQLKQAVSFYEESARQMMAGFPSDKNSMFEEHSYVPQTRSLKLQ from the coding sequence ATGACACGACCCTTAGTAGAATTGGTGGAGCAGTTTTGTCAGTACCAACTCAAACAGCGAGGGAAAACGGAAGGAGGGGTGCAGGCCTATCGCTGGGTGTTAGAGCAGTTCTTAGTGTTCGGGCGCGGGCGCTTCGGACGAGTGGCGCGACTCTCAGACTTGTCCAAGGCGGTGATTCAGGACTGGATGGATGAGATGGCCGCACGTGATCTCACACTGGGCACGATCAGGAGTCGCCAGTCGGCGCTTTCCAGCTTTTGTAATTGGCTGGTGAAGCGGGAAGCGTTGCAGGCGAATCCCATTGCCGGAATGGATCGGCCTCCGCATCGGATCGAGCCTCCCAAACAGGTGCCGACACCGGCCCTGATGGATGCATTGATTGAAGCGGCCAGAAGCCGACAGCGGCCTCGTGATGTGGCTGTCTTCCTGATCCTGCGCTTTACCGGCATGCGTCGAGAGTCCGTGGCAACGCTTCAAGCGAGACACTTGGATGCGCTATGGGGATTGCGCCGTGTCCGGGTCAAGGGCGGTCATACGAGAGACATTCCGCTGCCCGAACCCGTCATGCGGTATCTGCACGCCTACGTCGCGCAGGTGGTCACGCCGTCTGTCACGACGGTCACACCGGAGACGCCACTCTTTTGGTCTGTGTGGGGACGGAGGTCACTCGGAAAACAGCGAGCACCGATGACCGGAAAAAACATCTGGCGATTGTGCAAACTCTATGGACGGATGATCGGCTATCCCATGTTGAAGCCGCATGATCTCCGCCATGGCGTTGCTATGGAAGTGCTGGAACAGCGGCACGACCTGGAGCAAGTGCGCGCGCTGCTTGGACATGCGCGCATTGATACCACGCAGATCTATACGATGATTCGTCCGGCACAACTGAAACAAGCCGTGTCGTTTTACGAAGAGTCCGCGCGGCAGATGATGGCGGGTTTTCCGAGTGACAAGAATTCCATGTTCGAGGAACATTCGTATGTTCCTCAAACACGGAGTCTAAAACTTCAATAA
- a CDS encoding DUF6290 family protein: protein MKTQMMQFRVNEEEKALIEKCAKKAGMTVSEYIRACMLMEMVVDGELQALRIVGRTIGMKAMDALSRRLKAKPTMD from the coding sequence ATGAAAACTCAAATGATGCAGTTTCGCGTGAACGAGGAAGAAAAGGCACTGATCGAGAAGTGCGCCAAGAAAGCGGGGATGACCGTCTCGGAGTACATCCGGGCCTGCATGCTGATGGAAATGGTCGTGGATGGGGAGTTGCAAGCCTTGAGGATCGTCGGACGGACGATCGGGATGAAGGCGATGGATGCCCTGAGTCGCCGACTCAAGGCCAAACCAACGATGGACTAA